The DNA window AAGTGGATACACGAAATTCACAGGCGATATTGTCGTTTCCTGAAAAGCTTCCCTCAGCGCCGGCATCCTCCGGTTGCATCGAGGATGCCTGTTAAGTGGCTGatacaaaatcaaatcaaatcaattgcTTAACTCAACAAGTTTTTCTAAATCATTAGCAAGAATGCGCAAGGCTAAAGTCAACACATTTGGTTCCtatttgaaaattgaatcagAGACTCACAAGTGAAGGGACGACGGGAGTTCCAACCGGAGAAGCTGGTTTAGGGGGAACCGGAGGTGCCTCCGGGACGTTACCGACAACAACGGCGGCTTCGCATTTTGCGTCGGAGAGGCCAAGCTTGTGGAGTGGACCCACATGGTTACCGTTGTGGGAATCACTTGCTCTAACGGCGAAGAGGTGGAGAGGGCGAAGAAGGCCCTATTGCATAACTACTCTCTTCTAATTTTGAATTGGACTTCATAGTCTCTATACAAAACTGAAACaataaaatatgtattaatACACTCAACAAGCTTGCGTGATATCTTTCCCTCTTCTCTAAAGAAAGAAACCAAGATAGGACATTCTGTATCTGAGCAGAAAATAATAGTAGAGACAGAGTTAAAATAAAATGGAAGCAACATAAGAGTACATGATCAACAAACAGATTCTAACAAACCCCTTAACAAGGTCTTCTCTAATAATGAAGTGAACGAATTTCTTAGAAGCAATGATGACTCTCTTAGGGGTAATCCTCCAGACGTTATATAACTTATTCTAATTCTGGCAAAAATTTGAGAATGCCACCCATTAGCAAACTGAAAATTGAACTAACAGGAAGAAATGAATGAAATGATTGTTTAGATGACATAATAGTACTTAACATCGACAATTGGAGACCTTGAAATCTTCCAAAGCAGAGAAATTAGTGTCGATGATAACATTGAGAACAAGAATACTCACCTCAAAAGATGAACCAAAATATGTGACTTCATTGTTAGCACTGATCCACCTATGCTTTCTAGTAACATCAGCTACTTGTTCAACAATGTTGTAAAGAAAAGTTCTTAGGTTGTAATATTCAATCTACTAAATCAAAACTATAAACAAGAATAACAAACAAAACTTCCTATATATACTATAACACTACAAGAACCTGAAAATATCACAATATACTCAGGGAATTGAACTTGAATagatcaaacaaaaaattaattacaatgaACTACTAAATTCATTGCTCGTAAATATATAGTGGCCAAATATATAGTATAGTTGCTGCCACTTGCAGTATGACATGAAATAGGAAAAATGCTATTATCAGGAGAGTCTAATCTATGATATAATCAGATTTAATTTACAGTGAGCAAATAAGACACAGTATCGGTTCACCGAACAAGAATTAATACAACGATTAAGAGAAtaaacaattcatcaaacacttggagtgCCTGCGAATTTGAAACAATGTTCATCAATTAAGAGATAATAAAACTCATTGAATATTATATCATATAGCAAAGCATTCAAAATctgaaaatgaaaaacaaagaaatgaaTAAAAAGGAAACAGAGAAAGAGAACCAAAAATTGAGAATGAGTGGAACGAAGAAGAGCATGCAGAAGCGAGAGAATGCCGATGGAGAACACGAGAGTCATTTGTGGAGGAGAGTTGACAGAAGAGGTGCTTTCTCTTGGTCTCAGAGGCTTGGACATTGCGACAAGATCTAGAAACGCTTTGATAAAGGAGGCGTCTTGACTCGATCTCAGTTGCTTTCTGGCAACAGTATAAAGGAGATGAACTTTAGTAGTAACGACGGCAGCAATGGCGGAGCAGGCGGCTACGGCGGTGGAGATGGCAATGGAGATGGCTATGGCTATGGAAATCTTAGGGTTTCACTAAGCTCTCACCTCCATTCTTTCTCTTCaagtatttttttagattttgaagAGTTTTAATTATATGGTAATTTAAGTGGTAACACCGTAACAATGAGTTTTATTGTTAGTTATCTTATGGGAGTTTATCAAAATGTCACACATAAAATATATTATGGAGGTTTTTAAAAACTCCCACTAAAAAACACccacaaatatatataaattttgtagtGGTACTAGGAACTGCTTGGACAATTAGGTTCTGATGAGTCTTTTAAAACTTaataacttggattaactaatccgggattaccAACtgaaagtccattatcaagagcaacccagttacaaagcatttagtaaccTAAAGAGGTGTTGGGCATCAATGTTCCTAAGAAGGattgtgagccaagtgtctgtaGTGAAGAAGTGTTGAGAAAAATTGAGCCAAAAGGCTGCTGCAACACTTGACACTGAGCTGTCATTAAGAAAGAAGCTTctgaagtaaaagaaaaaaggaaaaatctaACAGGGAACAATCAAAGATAACAAGGCATTATAGCAGCAACTCTAGTGAATCCTCAAGGAGATATTTCATACCTGACAGCTAAGAATAATTGAGCTACATtttgtctgcataaaaccccatgaaccaAATTTTATTTCCTACTAAATAAGAGCATATATGCTTCTctgttttatttcatttcttctcatgtttagtgcttgcttggggacaagcaaggtttaagttttgtgttatgatgacaagtcatcttatgctagtttttcaatcatttttcatttgtttcattaggttttatgcactttcttgtacaataagtaagtgattggaGTGGAATTTCTCATGGTTGTTTTGAATTAATcaaacataatttattttacacaaaatcataaggtttatgatagaattaattaattttacgaATGATGCAAAGACCTTGTAattttggtgagactttgattgcttgtttggttgcttgtaggtgaagaaatgaagaaaaaaaggaaacaaaCAGTAAAGCGTTACGTTCAAAAAGGAAGCGCCATGCTCAATAGCAAACAAGGCTAGCGTTCACTTCCAAAGTAAGCGCCACGCTCACTTAGTTACCTTTTTCGTAGATTTCAAGCTTTGGGGGAGGAAGCCTTGTGCCATCCGCCTTAAACAGCGCTCAAAATTAGAGCGTAGCGCTCACTAAGGCAGCGCTAATGAAGGGAAGGCATGCACCAAATGGTGCAGCGCTCACCAGGAGAGCGCTAGGAAAGAAAATTGGCGCACCAAAGGAATGCGAGGAGTGAACGTAGCGCTCATTGACTCAACGGAGCGCTCCACTGGAAGGAGCACTAAACACCCCTGACCCACTTTCATTCAAGGCCAAACcaaaaagcccactccaagTGCTTAATGACTGTAAATAGAAAGTATATAAATAGGAGCAAATTTGATTGGAGAAGGACTTTTCTTACTTCACACCTTTTTTCATTTCACCTTTTGccctcttttaattttccttttagaATTTTAGAATTGGGGGAATTGGGATCAGATCTAAGTTTGCTTTCTTTGTTCATTTTCTCTCTTCTGcaactttaattttctgttttgggttttgaactCAGATTGAAGAACTCCACTGAAATTCTTCATCTGAGAATCatcttttacttttcctttttataattttaagaatTGGAAATTGGATCAGAAACTTCTTTTCtgctttcattttatttcttctgcaatttcttcTTTACTGTTTGGTCAAGAgagtaattgagatctagatttACTTTCTGTTCATGTTACTCTTTTGCACATGTCAATTTCTTTTTAGGATTTCATAATTGAGTTAAGCTCTCTTTCTGTTTTGATTCTTCTacaatttttcaattcttttttggttcttctgcaATTTCTCTTCATCTCATAGTTTTCTAATTTACTTCAATTTACAGTTCCAGCTTTGTTTTGAATCCCAGTACCCAAAAATCCCATTattcttcatgcaatttaagtttcctagcaatttagattcagcaatttacatttcttgcactttaagtttcagtcatttacctttcttgcattttaagtttcagcttctctactttcttgcactttaagtttctgcactttaagattcagccaattttcattctcccttttattttcatgcaattttacTTCTGTTAATCAAGcttcactcaaatcatcaaatattcgcttaactaaattcatcaccatactaaagttgctcaatccatcaatccatgtgggatcgacctcacacttgtgagttattactacttgatgcaaccTGGTAcgcttgccggtgagtttgtgtagaatcatttttccctcatcacttgcttggggacaagcaagatttaagtttggtgttgtgatgccaaggcatcttaggctagtttcactagcctttttcaattattttcattaggtttcatgcatttcttaggcaataagtaAGCATTTGGATGAGAAATTCATGCTTGTATTGATTTGATCAAACATTGTTAATTTTGtacattttcatgagatttatacAAAGAATTGGTTGATGCTATGAATGATGCATTATCTTGTGAATTATTGCAAACTTTGATGCAaatgtttggttgatgataggtgaaaaggAAGCTAAGAAAATGGGAGGAAAAGAAGCAACAAGAAGGCCATGAAAGGAAGCAAAGGGAAGCAACGTTGGAGCCAAAGTTGGTACTCCAACGTTGCTGGAAATGTTGCTCCTCACAGGCTGAAGGGGTCTACTTCAAACAataataacttgagctacaaagctccaaatgagatTATTCCAAAGGCATTGGAAAGTAAGAATCTAGTGCTTTCCaggcatatatggcactacttGGTGGACAataaaattgagggagaaaactgccCCGAAAAGTGCATAGAAAAATATGGTAccattcacgcgtacgcgtgggtcacgcatacgcgtgactgaACAAACATTGGAGGTCCaacgttgcctcaaacgttgccTCCAACGTCTGCAAATAGAAGCCCAAAAATTGGAATTGAGAAACTTGAATTGACGCGCACGTGtctatgacgcgtacgcgtggaatgGAAAAATGGCAATGCACGCGTAAGCGTGGTGTGTGCGCATGCGTGGAAGGGCAAAAACACAGCcttcacgcatacgcgtggtaTCCGCACACGCGCGGATGAGCAAACGTTGGTGAACCAACATTGAGTCAAACGTTACTAGCAGCACCCAAAATTCATCTGTCATGCAATGTTTGGGCTCAACGTTTTCATACAAACGTTACCACCAACGTTAATGCCAATTTTAGTTACAAAATGGCACCTTGCAAGTTATGAACGTTTAGCCAAGGTCAACGTCAGCTAGAGTGATTCCTCATTGCTTCgatcaaggccaaggcccacatccaagtaCCAGATCCACTTGAAGATGGgtataaatagaagaattaTTGAAGATTGAAAAGAAGCTCTCTGGGAGGCCCTGAGGGGGGCTCTGGGGGTTCAATTTCCTGATTTCCATTCCTgcacttttcttttagtttcttttgtactttctttatttctttctacacttttctttttctgcaaaattgaattgagctatgaacaactaaacccctttcattggtttagagagctctattgtaattcaatggatcaataatagttttcatcttcttcttctttcttttctcttgatttttgttagaaagctttcgatcctGATTCAATTGGGTAGTTGTTTTGATAGAGAAGCTACCCATAATTGGAATTCCTCTATTCCTTGAGAGAGGGATGAGGAATTCAtactagaaatgctttctcacattggattagattgggggttggatggatcttgtgacatttaatcctaccaatactttgatctataaATTTGtttggtataatcagtgaccgaacttcaactcttcccaTGAGTAATTAAATCAAGACATTAGGCAATTGTTCATGCTTAAAGAGATTGGTGAGCCAATACATTGGGATCTAGTCATCTAAGATTCCCAAGCAAagtcaatgaatgcattgactgaggaagagatgaaaatgatttgatccGGAGAgttcaatatctcctgaaacccaatgaattccctattctgatcttacccattctgtttatattctattcttttatttctCGCTTcatccccattcccatttaatttcttgcaatttaagtttttgCACTTTAATtacttgcaatttatgtttctgCTCTTATtattctgcaatttaatttttgttcacttaatttcttgcaatttaagtttcccgccaattttactttttgcaaTCCCAACTTCAAATCCGATTCAGTTCAACTAGAACAATCTTCCAATGAACGTTGCTCAACCaaccaatccctgtgggattcaaccTTACTCaatagtgagtttttacttgacgacaatccGGTGTACTTACCGGTAGAAAttttgttgagagacagttttTGTCACATCAATAACCTATGAAAAGTTTATGGTTGGTGAAAatttaacattatttttattactcaaTTCACATTCTCTTGAAAATTATTGTGCTTAACTGCTTATTagctaacaaaaattaaaattacaaagtTAAAATTGCAAAACATGGCTTTattaaaaaggataaaaattataacaaatacCAATAAGTAAATTCATATCCAAGTTCTCATTATGTAGAAGAGTTAATATTGCATAAAGTATCCCATCCACAATATGGACATTCATCTACAAGTATTCTATTGTATAACATCAACTTGTATCAATGATTAGTAGTTTTAATCATCAAAGCCTTAACACGAAGTCACCAACTATATGAAATTCTTCATAGAATAAACTTCGCAATCATTTAAAATATCTTTGTAAGTATGAATCAACATTCATGAAATAATTGCATGTATTAGGATTCCTATGAAGTAAAAAAGAGTAGATATCGTATATATCTCATTCAATGATTATAACAAaatcatgaaatattttttggtcAAGAACAACGGAATAAAGTTATATGCGTAATATTTTCTCGCTCAAAACTAAATGAAGACACCATTATCTTGTCCTCAAATAGGAACCTTCGATAACCATACGATCATAACTTTCAAGTTCCAACTAAGTTTTCTTTGCCATGAATGTAAAGAGAACATGCctaataaaactaaaagatatatTATCACAAATTTATGGAAGATGTATGAAAGAAGTAGATTACTTGTTaacaaaacacacacacacatatatatatataaaatgagaATATGaccaattatttaacaaatataaaatgtaAACATACTTTATAGGTGACAAACATTCATTGTAAGGCTAGAATTACATCACATATCATTGATCTTTGTGCTTTAGACAGAATAATTACAATTCATGCTTAAAATACACGTATTTTTTATTGGTAGAATTCATTTATTAATCCTAATCAAACCACTCACCTGATGAGAAAAactttataattcttttttcaatCCTACCCAGAACGGAAATAGCCTCTTCAAATTATTGTTTACTTGTCAATGATCTCCAAATTCTAAGTCGAGTCAATAAATTATCTCTAgccatgcaagacaccaaactggATCCACCATTAATGTGATATACCCATGTGACATATATTTGGATTTATTCAcatgatttataatttttttatatagccAAACACATTGCTAAGAATAAATGGTCAAAATATTCTCATAGTTAGACACCCATGTGTACCAGTTTCTTTAccttcaaattttaatatatttttgaaaaaacataatgtaatttgttttggatttattttttcAACCAATGAtggtataaattttttgttgaaatcCAATGAGTATGAAAAAGTTGTAAGAAAAGCAAAttagaaaataagaaaacaatTTGCAAACAACCTTTCAAAAATAGGATGGTGTTATTTCTATCTATggctattttaaaaattgaagttgaaaatTATATCATCATTGAGACAAAGCTCTAGAGtatgaacaaaaagaaaattgtatgATGCCTCTCTTAAACCTTCTTAACCTTCTTATGAATGTTGGTTATTCTTAAACAACAAGTACTTTAGAGATAGCCTAAGACGTCCCCGATAATATGAAAGCCCAAAGTCTAATCCACTTCTTCGCATCTAAACTTTAAAACCAACTGCATGTTGCACATACCATAAATGATGAAAGAACTTTCAAAAAAATCCATTAATGGAAAATACATCTTCTTCAGGAACAAAAAATGACATCCAGCCTTCCAAAATGATACAACAAAGTTTTAGTGAACAAGAAATATAGAAGGGGTGAAAAAGAGGCCCCGGGGCAGGTAGTCCACAGAAATACGTGATCATATTATAAGCTCAAAAGTTTTGAATCAACTTATAGATACATTTGGTGTTGCCAATTTTTGTGTTATCATTTAGTCGTTATATAGTGGGGAGGATCCAAAAAAGGAAACAGTCGCATGATGACAGTGAGATGAAGTGTTTGCTTATTACCTCAACTACACAATTGCAAAATCACATAGAAAAGTCATAACTCATAACCTATTTTAATATAGGCATTGTAAAAGCTCcatttttaatataacattCCTTGTTTACTTTTGAAAAAGGTCTTaactgttaaaaaataaaatggaatCAAGACTTTTACTTTGTTAATCGATCACAATTTTCTACCTAGTAATCACAGTCAAGAATAATTAACTCTACACACAAAACTCATTTTCAATGtaccataaaaaattataaagacaactatatgaaaaattcaaatttgtgGGGAACACGTAACAACaacaaggaaagaagaaaaatcaattttgataaataaaccaagtttatttaattattccaACATTAACTTTTCTATTAACAACCAAATCTTTAACATTACATCTACAATCTCAAcataatttcattttaaaagtaaaagtcTATTTTTAATCACAACCAAAGAAAATCCTAATTGAATGATAAACAATTTAGGGATCAAAGAGAGAGTAGTAGTGGAACCAAATTCAAGAACTGGTGAATTTTGTAACAGCTTTTGTGCCTTCAGAGACAGCATGCTTCGCAAGCTCACCAGGGAGGACAAGCCGTACAGCAGTTTGGATCTCCCTAGAAGTGATCGTTGGTTTCTTGTTATACCTAGCCAATCTAGAAGCTTCTTGAGCGAGCTTCTCAAAGATGTCATTGATAAAGCTGTTCATGATCCCCATGGCTTTGCTCGAGATCCCAATGTCAGGGTGAACCTGCTTCAGAACCTTGAATATGTAGATCTTGTAGGTTTCAACGCTCTTTTTcaccctcttcttcttcttgtcgcTCCCTCCTTCTTTTGTTATCTTCTTTTCTACCTTTGGCTTCTTCTCTACCGCTATGGTCGCAGATGGTGATTTCTCTGATGCAGGTTTCTTTTCTGCAGGCTTCTTTTCTGCCTTTGTTGGAGGAGCCATTGAaatttggaaaagaaaaaattgaaatcgGGATTCGGTTTGACGTTCTCCAAAAAGACGTGAATGGAAAAAATGAAATGTGTGGTGATGGAAAAAGAGAGAAGGTGGATCTACATATATAATTTTGGGGGTTAGTTCGGATTAGAAATGAACAGTGACGTAGAGCATTTGATTTCGTTGATTGTTGATTTGGTTTATTTATAGTTGAGATTATGCGTTATAATTTTCAACACTAGTGCTTCTTGTACCGGGTTTATAgagtttctttcttcttttttctttttcactaaaCTTGAACTTTGAATTTTCATCTTTGTCATTTTTGTGTTCATTGGATCGCCATCTGTGCGATTCACGATATTATTTTACATTATATTTATAACAAACATTTGAAAAGTGATTTTTGTCGATAATATATTgttgttaattataattataataaatatttactaaatattttttaaaattatcttacaACATGCTACTGACTTCTCATTTATTCTTAGAggaaattatttgaaaatacattttgttttcttttttatggtCAATATTTCTATCAATATCTATAATAATAACCTTAACTTAATTTCAATTCCACtgcaatatttaaaataaattctaaaaatattacatTTAATTTGAAACACAATATGAGATAAAAGTTATAACATTCACAAATAGTTGTGTACAATTAATTTAAACCTTCCATGGTATGGAAATCTAACGTTTGGTGTCATATATgcttatattaatttaaactttccTTGGAGAGCACAGTACGATGAAAGTTGTAAGCTGTGTTCGGGGGGGAGTTATTGTCTATCGTTGGCCTCTATGGTAGAATTAGTCGGGGCCTGAGAGGCGGTGGTTTACCCTCTGCTTCCGGAAGAAATCGAAGAATTTCTTGGGAATCCTACAAGAGCCAATCGTTCTTTTTTCTCTGACAGATGGTCAGAACTGCATCTGGGTTCGAATCCTACTGAGAGGTCTACTAGAGATCAGAAATTACTGAAGAAAGAACAAGAATCAATCACTTTGGTTTCGAATAAGTACTTTTTTCCTAACATTTTTGCACCAATTACTTTGGCTTCAATGacttgtttttgaatttgcaaAATAACTAACTTTGTACCATTACATAATCCATCTAAATGATATAAGCATAATTAAAGCTCCAATATTCAAAGAAATCTCATGATTAGGAATCGTAGAACTTTTTGATAGTATTCAAAATACAAGTTTTGACTTATCTCATTTTGATGTTCAGGCCCACAAACTAAATTAGAGCTCAAGTGTATTAatagattaaaagaaatcatGTGTTGATTTATTTCATCAACTAGATTCAAAATTAGAGCTAGAATAGcctttcattttcttataaATAATAGTCATGCCCGATTTAATTCAAgtactaacaaaaatattttcaataataacaCTAATATAATCATCCTAATCCTTTATTAGTAAGTCCATCTAGAATTATAATAAAGTCACCATCATCATTACCTATACTAGTAGTTCTATCTAATCTCCAACACTAAATATATTTTCAGCTAGATGTTTAATGTTGATATTTTCTAAATTAGAGTTAGTAGATTTAAGCCTTATA is part of the Arachis duranensis cultivar V14167 chromosome 1, aradu.V14167.gnm2.J7QH, whole genome shotgun sequence genome and encodes:
- the LOC107482880 gene encoding probable histone H2B.3, whose translation is MAPPTKAEKKPAEKKPASEKSPSATIAVEKKPKVEKKITKEGGSDKKKKRVKKSVETYKIYIFKVLKQVHPDIGISSKAMGIMNSFINDIFEKLAQEASRLARYNKKPTITSREIQTAVRLVLPGELAKHAVSEGTKAVTKFTSS